A genomic window from Vampirovibrio chlorellavorus includes:
- a CDS encoding lysophospholipid acyltransferase family protein: MTTSRTFMSPIINPLVVAGVRFMLPFLFRHLSGRLSIHISQQDLARLKEYQNQRMLLLPNHPTGEEPLVLFEIARRLNEVFHFVAAREVFDWEHGFRGWLLRRVGAYSVIRGAADRESFMTSKKILMEGLHRLVIFIEGEISRGNETLIPFEPGVIQLAFWAQEGLVKEAVKQARSGSEPGAVAAPPIYIAPVGIKYFFAPGFEPTVEQALQRLEMAVGLKRNARQDWYERIGAVGEVVLKVQEELHHVVTRPEASFTERVETIRSCMLQKMELFLDITPPTGASTLNRLREIRNTMDHLIHTYEDPTDLTDYQRRMVEHLRIALSDFYTDLDRVVYFLTYDEAYLRESRSPERFIEMVCRLEREVYGEVRLRHPRVAVLKVGEVRNLQACYPDYERDKKGYVRQLAAELEEDMRAMILGMPNPFHHHQ, translated from the coding sequence ATGACCACCAGCAGAACCTTTATGTCGCCAATTATTAATCCGTTGGTCGTGGCTGGCGTGCGGTTTATGCTGCCCTTTTTGTTTCGGCATTTATCGGGTCGGCTCTCGATTCATATTTCCCAGCAGGATCTGGCCAGGCTGAAGGAGTACCAGAACCAGCGCATGCTGCTGTTGCCCAATCATCCCACCGGGGAAGAGCCATTGGTGCTGTTTGAGATTGCCCGGCGACTGAATGAGGTATTTCACTTTGTGGCCGCCCGGGAGGTGTTTGACTGGGAACATGGCTTTCGGGGCTGGTTGCTGCGCCGGGTTGGGGCTTATTCGGTAATTCGGGGGGCCGCTGATCGGGAGTCCTTTATGACCTCCAAAAAAATCCTGATGGAGGGCCTGCATCGGTTGGTGATTTTTATTGAAGGGGAAATCTCGCGCGGCAATGAGACACTCATTCCCTTTGAGCCCGGGGTGATCCAGCTGGCCTTTTGGGCTCAGGAAGGCTTGGTGAAAGAGGCTGTCAAGCAGGCCCGCTCCGGTTCGGAGCCCGGTGCTGTGGCCGCGCCGCCTATTTATATTGCCCCTGTGGGCATCAAGTATTTTTTCGCGCCCGGTTTTGAGCCGACCGTCGAACAGGCCCTGCAGCGTCTGGAAATGGCGGTGGGCTTAAAGCGTAATGCCCGACAGGATTGGTATGAGCGCATCGGGGCTGTGGGCGAAGTGGTTTTGAAGGTGCAGGAAGAGTTGCATCACGTGGTCACCCGCCCGGAGGCTAGTTTTACGGAGCGTGTGGAGACAATTCGCAGCTGCATGTTGCAAAAAATGGAACTCTTCCTGGACATAACGCCACCTACTGGGGCTAGTACGCTGAACCGCCTCCGGGAAATTCGGAATACCATGGATCACTTGATTCACACCTATGAAGACCCCACGGATCTGACGGATTATCAGCGCCGTATGGTAGAGCATTTGCGCATTGCCCTGAGCGATTTTTATACGGATCTGGACCGAGTGGTCTATTTTCTGACCTATGACGAGGCTTATTTGCGTGAGAGCCGCTCTCCGGAGCGGTTTATTGAAATGGTCTGTCGGCTGGAGCGGGAAGTGTACGGGGAAGTGCGCCTCCGGCATCCCCGGGTGGCCGTGCTGAAAGTCGGGGAGGTGCGCAATCTGCAAGCCTGTTACCCGGATTACGAGCGGGACAAGAAAGGGTATGTCCGGCAGTTGGCCGCCGAGCTGGAGGAAGATATGCGGGCCATGATTTTGGGAATGCCAAATCCCTTTCACCATCACCAGTAG
- a CDS encoding amidohydrolase family protein, with protein sequence MSTSQPTPLQYHSAQWVIPIDGPPIEWGFLAIEGPHIHSVGQYADCPPSAQCPVPKPGSLITPGLLNTHIHLEQSFSQPIPKEPQQSFIDWLLAVIESNRSRASSTDKLERCRFGVQECLQSGVTCVNDIASGPESIQALQEAGLRAMVALEVFHPGYEPIQIAHWLEAYQKLQQASALAPLITLGLSPHALYNVSIPAWQALQRTLQPAFIHTHLAEVEAELDYLAQKPSAIDQLHQQVLGKTFRVEKPLPSPVQGLLDNHLLSQPTILAHAIHTSPTDRKALGQVPVGIAHCPRSNLALHGRTLRWADWESTNIPVGLGTDGRLSTATLDLREEARLAQRLHGWSDAQTLRALTLDGAKVLGQARQLGSLTPGKRADWVRWQAAPDSARHCPEKQVLEASTSVQAVMIDGQWRYERTSPC encoded by the coding sequence ATGTCCACCAGCCAGCCCACCCCACTTCAATACCACAGCGCCCAGTGGGTCATCCCCATTGACGGACCTCCTATTGAATGGGGATTTTTGGCCATTGAGGGCCCTCACATCCACTCGGTGGGACAATATGCCGACTGCCCACCCAGCGCTCAATGCCCGGTGCCGAAACCCGGCAGCCTGATCACGCCGGGCCTCCTCAACACCCACATTCATCTGGAGCAAAGTTTTTCACAGCCCATCCCCAAAGAGCCCCAGCAGTCGTTTATCGACTGGCTGCTGGCGGTCATCGAGAGTAACCGGAGCCGGGCATCTTCCACGGACAAGCTGGAGCGCTGCCGGTTTGGCGTCCAGGAGTGCCTGCAAAGTGGGGTCACCTGCGTGAATGACATCGCCTCCGGCCCGGAAAGTATCCAGGCGTTGCAAGAAGCCGGACTCCGGGCCATGGTTGCACTGGAAGTTTTTCATCCGGGCTATGAGCCGATTCAGATCGCCCATTGGCTGGAGGCCTACCAGAAATTACAACAGGCCAGCGCACTTGCGCCGTTAATCACCCTGGGCCTCTCGCCGCACGCCCTCTACAATGTGTCCATCCCGGCATGGCAAGCGCTGCAACGGACTTTGCAACCCGCCTTCATCCATACCCATCTGGCCGAAGTGGAAGCCGAACTAGACTATCTGGCCCAAAAGCCCAGCGCCATTGATCAGTTGCATCAGCAAGTACTGGGGAAAACCTTCAGGGTGGAAAAACCCTTGCCCTCCCCCGTACAAGGTCTGCTGGACAATCATTTACTCAGCCAGCCCACCATTTTAGCCCACGCCATCCATACCAGCCCGACGGATCGAAAGGCACTGGGGCAAGTCCCGGTCGGGATAGCCCATTGTCCCCGCAGCAATTTGGCCCTGCATGGGCGAACCCTGCGCTGGGCGGACTGGGAATCCACTAATATTCCGGTCGGACTGGGTACCGACGGGCGTCTCAGCACAGCCACGCTGGATCTACGGGAGGAGGCCCGTCTGGCCCAAAGGCTGCACGGCTGGAGTGATGCCCAGACCTTGCGGGCCTTGACACTGGATGGGGCCAAAGTGCTGGGACAAGCCCGGCAACTGGGTTCTCTCACCCCGGGGAAGCGAGCGGACTGGGTACGCTGGCAGGCAGCCCCGGACTCGGCCCGACACTGCCCGGAAAAACAAGTGCTTGAAGCCTCTACCAGCGTACAGGCGGTCATGATTGATGGGCAGTGGCGCTATGAGAGAACATCCCCATGCTGA
- the truA gene encoding tRNA pseudouridine(38-40) synthase TruA, giving the protein MINAISQFNTLQPEEQDSTTRVALLVEYCGKDFHGSQFQPNVPTVQAELQLALSKLGLTASAVSFAGRTDTGVNAYGQVAHFDLPEGALRNIPNLAAALNVRLPNTVSIRDFQLNAQPNFHSRREAQCKWYRYRIYNNRQRSALMGNDSAHYPQLLDVERMNQAAQYLLGSHFFTSFKDSSSPETNDLCTIWHIQAQQEGEFINFDVAANRFLYKMVRNIAGQLLLIGNPENSLSPESILQVLAGRDRTKAASPARPEGLSLMAIVYPSPFNYFESDSRVRQLTQLLKSTQMESPHNENLFRKAS; this is encoded by the coding sequence ATGATTAACGCCATTTCACAATTTAATACACTCCAACCAGAAGAGCAGGATTCAACAACCAGAGTCGCTCTTCTGGTTGAGTATTGTGGCAAAGACTTCCATGGTAGCCAATTCCAGCCCAACGTACCGACGGTGCAGGCTGAACTTCAGCTGGCGTTGTCAAAACTGGGCTTAACCGCCTCTGCGGTCAGCTTTGCGGGGCGAACCGATACCGGGGTAAATGCGTACGGGCAGGTGGCTCATTTTGATCTCCCAGAGGGCGCTTTAAGAAATATTCCCAACCTGGCGGCGGCTTTAAACGTGCGCCTTCCCAACACCGTTTCCATTCGGGATTTTCAGCTGAACGCGCAGCCAAACTTCCACAGCCGCCGGGAAGCCCAGTGCAAATGGTATCGCTACCGCATTTACAACAATCGCCAGCGGTCAGCCCTGATGGGGAACGACAGTGCCCACTATCCTCAGCTTTTGGATGTGGAACGAATGAATCAGGCGGCTCAATACCTGCTTGGCTCTCATTTTTTCACAAGTTTTAAAGACTCCAGTTCCCCGGAAACCAATGATTTATGCACGATTTGGCATATTCAGGCGCAGCAAGAAGGCGAATTTATTAATTTTGACGTTGCCGCCAACCGTTTTCTTTATAAAATGGTAAGGAATATCGCTGGTCAGCTTCTGCTCATCGGGAATCCTGAAAATTCCCTGTCACCAGAAAGTATTTTACAAGTGCTGGCTGGGCGCGACCGAACCAAGGCAGCCTCACCCGCTCGCCCTGAAGGTTTAAGCCTGATGGCAATTGTTTATCCCTCCCCGTTCAACTACTTCGAGTCGGATTCCCGTGTCCGACAGCTAACACAACTACTCAAATCAACCCAAATGGAGTCTCCACACAATGAAAACCTATTCCGCAAAGCCTCTTGA
- the uvrA gene encoding excinuclease ABC subunit UvrA codes for MNEIQIRRANEHNLCDVSLSIPRDKLVVFTGVSGSGKSSLAFDTIFSEGQRRYVESLSSYARQFIGQFEKPDVESIEGLSPAIAIDQKSTTKSPRSTVGTVTEIYDYLRLIYAKVGTPHDPKTGQTLTSHTLQSIFSTVRAFPEGSKLQILSPVVRGRKGEYNAQFRQWRKEGYVRVRIDETMHLLEELPEDYRLERNKRHDIELVIDRLVLKSDDATAQRLMEGLQAALKKSDGFVLVQRVNDDGDSKDYAFSLHLSSSADEDEETAQTLEEMSPRLFSFNSPYGACPQCQGLAVQFEIAEDLLVPEPDKTLEEGAIAPFEKFTGRYYPTFIKKLGKKHGFSTTTPFAKLKPEEKNFLLYGEFRKQVQGDALIQEGYGFATETDEEESDWFDFVGGFDGVMNIMKRRLQHGSESTKAYIRTFMRERECEACHGARLKPFSLAVTLGQGEQSKNIHQLCELPIREALLFIQSVPESLSEFQMTVARHPLHEVEERLRFLLEVGLDYLTLTRPAATLSGGEAQRIRLASQLGATMSGILYILDEPSIGLHQHNNNQLIQTLQKLRDQGNSLIVVEHDEDTIRAADWVVDIGPQAGVHGGRIVAAGSPKAVMKSADSLTGQYLSGKRSIQIPETLRSGSGKALTVHKATFHNLQNVTVHFPLEKLICVTGLSGSGKSTLVFDILYKAVRYHFGENLVKPDGFQKISGLEHIDKLIDIDQSPIGRSSRSNPATYTGIFDPIRNVFANSEAAKVRGYKPGRFSFNVSGGRCEACKGDGVIVKEMNFLPDVHITCEVCHGQRYNPETLEVTYHGKNIAEVLDMTVAEAYEFFHTLPRIQKMLGVLNDVGLHYIKLGQPAPTLSGGEAQRVKLATEFCRRSTGKTLYLLDEPSTGLHWADMENLLHILNRLVDQGNTVVVIEHNLDFIKVADHIIDMGPEGGNRGGFVVAEGTPQDIARCEDSYTGRFLKRYFDV; via the coding sequence ATGAATGAAATCCAGATTCGACGGGCCAACGAACACAACCTGTGCGATGTCAGCCTGAGCATTCCCCGGGACAAACTGGTGGTATTTACCGGAGTGTCGGGTTCCGGCAAGTCCTCCCTGGCCTTCGACACCATTTTTTCGGAAGGCCAGCGCCGCTACGTGGAAAGCCTCAGTTCCTATGCCCGGCAGTTTATCGGCCAGTTCGAGAAGCCCGATGTGGAAAGCATCGAAGGGCTGTCTCCGGCCATCGCCATCGATCAGAAATCCACCACCAAAAGCCCCCGCTCCACGGTGGGCACAGTCACGGAAATTTATGATTACCTGCGCCTGATTTACGCCAAGGTGGGCACCCCCCACGATCCCAAAACGGGACAAACCCTGACCAGCCACACCCTGCAAAGCATTTTCAGCACCGTGCGGGCCTTCCCTGAGGGCAGCAAGCTGCAGATTCTCTCCCCCGTGGTGCGGGGCCGCAAGGGGGAGTACAACGCCCAGTTCCGCCAATGGCGCAAGGAAGGCTACGTGCGGGTGCGCATTGATGAAACCATGCACCTGCTGGAAGAGTTGCCGGAGGATTACCGACTGGAGCGCAACAAGCGCCACGATATCGAGCTGGTCATTGATCGACTGGTACTCAAGTCCGATGACGCCACCGCACAGCGATTGATGGAAGGCTTGCAAGCCGCCCTCAAGAAATCGGATGGCTTTGTGCTGGTGCAGCGCGTGAATGACGATGGCGACAGCAAGGACTACGCCTTTTCCCTGCACCTGTCCAGCAGCGCCGATGAGGATGAAGAGACCGCCCAAACCCTGGAAGAGATGTCTCCCCGACTGTTCAGCTTTAACTCCCCTTACGGGGCTTGCCCCCAATGCCAAGGGCTGGCCGTGCAGTTTGAAATCGCCGAGGATCTGCTGGTTCCCGAACCGGACAAAACCCTGGAAGAAGGGGCCATTGCCCCGTTTGAGAAGTTCACCGGGCGCTATTATCCTACCTTCATCAAGAAACTGGGCAAAAAACACGGCTTTTCCACCACCACCCCCTTTGCCAAGCTCAAGCCAGAAGAAAAAAACTTCCTGCTCTATGGCGAGTTTCGCAAACAGGTACAGGGGGACGCCCTGATTCAGGAAGGCTACGGCTTCGCCACGGAAACCGATGAGGAGGAGTCTGACTGGTTTGACTTTGTGGGCGGCTTCGATGGGGTTATGAACATCATGAAGCGCCGCCTGCAACACGGCAGCGAAAGCACCAAGGCCTACATCCGCACCTTTATGCGGGAACGGGAGTGCGAAGCCTGCCACGGAGCCCGGCTGAAGCCGTTCAGTCTGGCCGTCACGCTCGGACAGGGCGAACAAAGCAAAAACATTCACCAGCTGTGCGAACTGCCCATCCGAGAAGCCCTGCTGTTCATCCAGAGCGTGCCGGAGAGCTTGAGCGAGTTCCAGATGACCGTTGCCCGCCACCCCCTGCACGAAGTGGAAGAGCGCCTGCGCTTTTTGCTGGAAGTGGGACTGGACTACCTGACCCTGACCCGCCCAGCGGCCACCCTCAGCGGCGGGGAAGCCCAACGTATCCGGCTGGCTTCTCAGTTGGGGGCCACCATGTCCGGTATTCTCTATATTCTGGATGAGCCCAGCATTGGCCTGCACCAACACAACAACAACCAGCTCATTCAAACCCTGCAAAAACTGCGAGATCAAGGGAACTCCCTGATTGTGGTAGAGCATGACGAGGATACCATCCGGGCCGCGGACTGGGTGGTGGACATCGGCCCGCAGGCGGGCGTCCACGGGGGGCGCATTGTGGCCGCCGGATCGCCCAAAGCGGTCATGAAGAGTGCCGATTCCCTGACCGGGCAGTATTTATCCGGCAAGCGCAGTATCCAAATCCCGGAAACCTTACGATCGGGTAGCGGCAAGGCCCTGACCGTGCATAAGGCCACCTTTCACAACCTGCAAAACGTGACGGTCCACTTTCCGCTGGAAAAACTGATTTGCGTGACCGGCCTCAGCGGCTCCGGCAAGTCGACCCTGGTGTTTGACATTTTATACAAGGCGGTGCGCTACCACTTTGGGGAAAATCTGGTTAAGCCGGACGGATTTCAAAAAATCAGCGGCCTGGAGCATATCGATAAACTGATCGATATCGACCAGTCCCCCATCGGGCGCTCCTCCCGCAGCAACCCGGCCACTTACACAGGTATTTTCGATCCCATTCGCAACGTATTCGCCAACAGCGAGGCGGCCAAGGTGCGGGGCTACAAACCCGGACGCTTCAGCTTCAACGTGTCTGGCGGACGCTGCGAGGCCTGCAAGGGGGATGGGGTCATCGTCAAGGAGATGAATTTCCTGCCCGATGTGCATATTACCTGCGAAGTGTGCCATGGCCAGCGCTACAACCCGGAAACGCTGGAAGTCACCTACCACGGCAAGAACATCGCCGAAGTGCTGGACATGACCGTGGCCGAGGCTTACGAGTTTTTCCATACCCTGCCCCGCATCCAGAAAATGCTGGGCGTACTGAACGACGTGGGCCTGCATTACATCAAGCTGGGGCAGCCCGCTCCCACCCTATCCGGCGGAGAAGCCCAGCGGGTCAAGCTGGCCACCGAGTTCTGCCGCCGCAGCACCGGGAAAACCCTGTACTTGCTGGATGAGCCTTCTACCGGCCTGCACTGGGCCGATATGGAGAACCTGCTGCACATCCTGAACCGTCTGGTGGATCAGGGCAATACCGTGGTGGTCATTGAGCATAACCTGGACTTCATCAAAGTGGCTGACCATATCATTGATATGGGCCCGGAAGGCGGCAACCGGGGCGGCTTTGTGGTGGCCGAGGGCACCCCGCAAGACATCGCCCGATGCGAAGATTCCTACACCGGGCGATTCCTGAAGCGCTATTTTGACGTTTAG
- a CDS encoding tetratricopeptide repeat protein, with protein MIDGTSSGGIKRTVHDREAMSKYSRRRRPRQIFLGNFYLNPSVQYLTTVISAIALAGFVFSGFLLFRFTDEEDLINRGKTQLMEGKVAWAAKTFQTLVSHHRDSYEGHLLLGQAYLQLDERRKAEQEFEIAASLKRRDKDAAPEIAMSKVAMAQSDFLRAETILVKAWRKSRKDVALKQALFELYEHWGNTLYDAETKDYAQIVQKYQSALYYASDYQAQQVIEQRMVECIEAYTERLIALREYDTAIQQLKVSLRYKYLPDTLIQIAETYNRMNRLDDSITWFRKAFDVSPDVVGLRLINALLEKGQQLEKAKKPDEAKPYFDEADKISQNAKVALDMLYPVTISSVKINNDLDDVTGEFDPVITVNLSNDSTRDLNFLAVKAEFVSGNSVIASVTSRVATPDKPLPSKILKTWRPVNRLSVELKPDSKLNVHALKEGKLTVKISIAYQDGDDAVWKLKSIQEASISTGTLRPVLEAKPV; from the coding sequence GTGATTGATGGCACGTCATCAGGCGGCATCAAGCGAACCGTCCACGATAGAGAGGCTATGAGCAAATACAGCCGTCGGCGTCGGCCCCGCCAGATTTTTCTGGGCAATTTTTATTTAAATCCCAGTGTGCAGTACCTGACCACGGTGATTAGCGCCATTGCTCTGGCCGGTTTTGTGTTTTCCGGCTTTTTGCTGTTTCGCTTCACCGATGAAGAGGATTTGATTAACCGGGGTAAAACCCAGTTGATGGAAGGCAAAGTGGCCTGGGCGGCCAAGACCTTTCAGACTCTGGTGTCGCACCACCGGGACAGTTATGAGGGTCACTTGCTGCTGGGGCAGGCTTACCTGCAACTGGATGAGCGTCGCAAGGCCGAGCAGGAGTTTGAGATCGCCGCCTCCCTGAAGCGTCGGGATAAGGATGCCGCCCCGGAAATCGCCATGAGCAAGGTGGCCATGGCCCAAAGTGATTTTTTGCGGGCCGAGACTATTTTGGTGAAAGCCTGGCGCAAAAGTCGTAAAGATGTCGCCCTGAAACAGGCCCTGTTTGAGCTGTATGAGCATTGGGGCAACACCCTGTACGATGCTGAGACGAAGGACTATGCCCAGATTGTGCAGAAGTATCAGTCCGCCCTGTACTATGCCAGTGATTATCAGGCGCAGCAGGTGATTGAACAACGCATGGTGGAGTGCATTGAAGCCTATACAGAGCGTTTGATTGCCCTGCGGGAGTATGACACAGCCATTCAGCAATTGAAAGTGTCCCTGCGCTATAAGTATTTGCCGGATACGCTGATTCAAATCGCCGAGACCTATAACCGCATGAACCGTCTGGACGATTCCATTACCTGGTTCAGGAAGGCTTTTGATGTGAGTCCGGATGTGGTGGGACTGCGCCTGATTAACGCCTTGCTGGAAAAGGGCCAACAGCTGGAAAAGGCTAAAAAGCCGGATGAGGCCAAGCCCTATTTTGATGAGGCCGATAAAATCAGCCAGAATGCCAAAGTGGCCCTGGATATGTTGTATCCGGTGACCATTTCCAGCGTTAAAATCAACAACGATCTGGATGACGTGACTGGAGAATTTGACCCGGTAATCACGGTGAACCTCTCCAATGATTCCACCCGGGATTTGAACTTTCTGGCCGTGAAAGCCGAGTTTGTGTCCGGGAATTCCGTCATTGCCAGCGTGACCAGTCGTGTCGCCACCCCGGATAAACCGCTGCCATCCAAAATTTTAAAAACCTGGCGTCCGGTGAACCGCTTGAGCGTGGAGCTAAAGCCTGATAGCAAGCTGAACGTCCACGCCTTGAAGGAAGGCAAGTTGACGGTGAAGATTTCGATTGCCTATCAGGATGGGGACGATGCCGTCTGGAAGCTGAAATCCATTCAGGAAGCCTCTATTTCCACCGGCACCCTGCGTCCGGTGCTGGAAGCCAAACCCGTTTAA
- the rplM gene encoding 50S ribosomal protein L13: MKTYSAKPLELERTWWVIDAEGLTLGRLASQIANLLRGKHKPQFTPNIDTGDFVIVINAEKVKVSGSKFTTKLYRRHSHYPGGLKTVKFCDMQANRPHKIIEIAVKGMLPHNTLGRQQFHKMFVYAGAEHPHAAQKPVSYQFAKEGAN; the protein is encoded by the coding sequence ATGAAAACCTATTCCGCAAAGCCTCTTGAGCTTGAGCGTACCTGGTGGGTAATCGATGCCGAAGGTCTGACCTTGGGGCGTTTGGCTTCCCAAATCGCAAACCTGCTCCGTGGTAAGCACAAACCACAATTCACCCCCAACATTGATACGGGTGATTTCGTGATCGTGATTAACGCCGAAAAAGTAAAGGTTTCCGGCAGCAAGTTCACCACCAAGCTGTATCGCCGTCACTCCCACTATCCCGGTGGATTGAAGACTGTTAAATTCTGCGATATGCAAGCGAATCGCCCGCACAAAATTATTGAAATCGCTGTAAAAGGCATGCTGCCCCACAACACCTTGGGACGTCAGCAGTTTCACAAAATGTTTGTGTACGCTGGCGCAGAGCATCCGCATGCCGCTCAAAAACCTGTTTCTTACCAGTTCGCAAAGGAGGGCGCTAACTAA
- the rpsI gene encoding 30S ribosomal protein S9, which yields MAAAYPKVGTRGTGRRKEAIVRVRLVPGNGQVIINGKSMEQYLGNRKALHIPVKQPLVAAGVEDRYNVLVNATGGGVVGQSIAIRMGVARALKAINKEHEIVMRKEGFLTRDARVKERKKYGLKKARKASQFSKR from the coding sequence ATGGCAGCCGCATATCCTAAAGTAGGCACCCGTGGCACCGGCCGCCGGAAGGAAGCAATTGTACGCGTCCGTCTGGTTCCCGGCAACGGTCAGGTCATCATCAACGGTAAATCCATGGAGCAATACCTGGGTAACCGCAAAGCCTTGCACATTCCGGTCAAGCAACCGTTGGTAGCCGCAGGCGTCGAAGATCGCTACAACGTGCTTGTGAACGCCACCGGTGGCGGCGTTGTGGGCCAGTCTATCGCCATCCGTATGGGTGTGGCGCGTGCTTTAAAAGCAATCAACAAGGAACACGAAATTGTCATGCGGAAAGAGGGCTTCCTCACCCGTGACGCTCGCGTGAAAGAGCGCAAGAAGTACGGCTTGAAAAAAGCCCGGAAAGCTTCTCAGTTCTCCAAACGTTAA